Proteins found in one Ptychodera flava strain L36383 chromosome 16, AS_Pfla_20210202, whole genome shotgun sequence genomic segment:
- the LOC139152479 gene encoding uncharacterized protein isoform X2 — protein sequence MEEQYSGLRNEELTRDRYCEFYALLVKRLAPLVEANNCKKLPLFIQEIHNIEKLLKEAVNCSQEHYNLFTKLAVPCRIPSDQLLGKEAIGFYEACVNSAAVYAKAHHDARNLGLMWSSYGQVLGFIGSNFEAAYTAYMKSLEILEPLGDSEDLAWLYSHIGVNFHYRGMEKEAIERFDVALAMFRRVLEKVKIQEKEYILEGKNVPEN from the exons ATGGAAGAGCAGTATTCCGGtcttcggaatgaagaactgaCGAGAGACAGGTATTGCGAGTTTTACGCATTATTGGTCAAACGACTGGCACCTCTGGTGGAAGCCAACAACTGCAAGAAGCTACCACTCTTTATCCAAGAAATTCACAACATTGAGAAACTGCTGAAAGAAGCTGTCAACTGCTCACAAGAACACTACAATCTCTTCACCAAGCTGGCCGTACCATGCAGAATACCTTCTGACCAACTTTTAGGTAAAGAAGCCATAGGATTTTATGAAGCTTGTGTCAACTCTGCAGCTGTATATGCTAAAGCCCATCACGACGCCAGAAATCTTGGTCTGATGTGGTCATCTTATGGCCAAGTGTTGGGTTTTATTGGCAGTAATTTTGAAGCGGCATATACGGCTTACATGAAATCTCTGGAAATTCTTGAACCTCTCGGAGACAGTGAAGATCTTGCCTGGTTATACTCTCACATAGGAGTCAATTTCCATTACAGGGGTATGGAGAAAGAAGCAATTGA GAGGTTTGATGTTGCTCTGGCCATGTTCAGGAGAGTTCTGGAGAAAGTGAAAATACAAGAGAAGGAATATATTTTAGAAGGAAAGAATGTCCCTGAAAACTGA
- the LOC139152479 gene encoding uncharacterized protein isoform X1, with translation MCGTLASLGIVHCCIGNWTLSERYSNESLERRQRMWGLHPVIGAMYNNISYVYQSLGDPRGFEYARKGLETKMRFDERPSKTNISSLCNVAMQHCCHDNSVVAMKYTEKAHKMVKRMGLDHNYASLVYTCLGEVHTLSGHFEEALEWHRKSVTHRKANFGLKHQFTAEALHCLGNTLMKSGQSEEALKELNECLQIRKDIAKNMPTCDVGIVRVEESIANAYMEVGDKEKAKKHYGLAIAESQRLQDIYEDKQEITVKIDQTKGETERLIELQSCVETGRKPIIMSANVQPLNIFS, from the exons ATGTGTGGAACTTTGGCTAGTCTTGGAATAGTGCATTGCTGTATAG GTAATTGGACACTGAGTGAGAGGTATTCTAATGAATCTTTAGAACGTCGTCAGCGTATGTGGGGACTGCATCCTGTGATTGGAGCCATGTACAACAATATCAGTTACGTCTACCAGAGCCTTGGTGATCCCAGAGGTTTCGAGTATGCTCGCAAAGGTTTGGAGACCAAGATGAGGTTCGATGAGAGACCATCAAAAACGAACATCTCCTCCCTATGCAATGTCGCCATGCAGcactgttgccatgacaatagTGTTGTGGCTATGAAGTACACCGAAAAAGCACATAAAATGGTAAAACGCATGGGACTGGATCACAATTATGCATCTCTTGTGTACACCTGCCTTGGGGAGGTCCACACTCTCAGTGGACATTTCGAGGAAGCTTTGGAGTGGCACAGGAAATCTGTCACTCACAGAAAGGCTAATTTCGGCCTAAAACATCAGTTCACGGCTGAAGCACTCCATTGCCTTGGCAACACACTGATGAAATCTGGTCAATCTGAGGAAGCCTTGAAGGAATTAAATGAGTGTTTGCAAATTAGAAAAgatattgccaaaaatatgccaACCTGTGATGTAGGGATTGTTAGGGTGGAAGAAAGCATTGCGAATGCTTACATGGAAGTCGGTGATAAggaaaaagctaaaaaacatTATGGTCTTGCCATCGCTGAATCGCAGAGATTGCAAGATATATATGAAGACAAACAAGAAATAACTGTAAAGATAGATCAAACAAAAGGAGAAACAGAAAGATTAATAGAATTACAAAGTTGCGTTGAAACGGGTAGAAAGCCGATAATTATGTCAGCAAATGTACAACCACTAAACATCTTCAGTTAA